One genomic region from Mycoplasmopsis columbina encodes:
- a CDS encoding nicotinamide mononucleotide transporter, whose amino-acid sequence MFYKRNSNAFWSGIVHALFFGAYSLSVNLTGDFLVTTLCFIPSFAFMWWAWKFGRNVKTINISLYTFIFFTFLFIGCFIFFWYVTPLINAGWAKIVNSHTAHYGENFKFYWAARILDTYINAISVVSCLMMILGFKQAWISWISKNIAAILLFSGIGFINVSVILINVFYSVISIWIFYKSLKLPKPLRIAFIGPGATGKTTILDLIKAELEKNNIKYKLYDEHSYLNPELELTFNDYMKDMKKNAYHFQKIIFKDRKKAQYDAQVLAINELNNDEKISQLIIFDRYTIDDFLYSDLHIKLANFNKWQTFKWKIIKVLTWIRLMGLEKLDYVFIINANYQLIQKFRQKRSEENESIRSGEVAIENEIFFQEVSKEYAKEQNTYKKALKKFSKNYLEIWNEENKQEQKAKDIIQILDNILKTKEKKTCKLTETKL is encoded by the coding sequence ATGTTTTATAAACGTAATTCAAATGCATTTTGAAGTGGAATAGTACATGCCTTATTTTTTGGCGCCTATAGTTTATCAGTGAATTTAACAGGTGATTTCTTGGTAACAACACTTTGTTTTATTCCTTCTTTTGCCTTTATGTGATGAGCATGAAAATTTGGAAGAAATGTTAAAACAATTAATATTTCACTTTATACATTTATTTTTTTCACATTTCTTTTTATAGGGTGCTTTATCTTCTTTTGATACGTAACGCCTTTAATTAATGCTGGATGGGCCAAAATTGTTAATTCACACACAGCACATTATGGAGAAAATTTTAAATTTTATTGAGCAGCAAGAATTTTAGATACTTACATTAATGCAATTAGCGTAGTTTCATGTTTAATGATGATTTTAGGCTTTAAACAAGCATGGATTAGTTGAATAAGTAAAAATATAGCTGCAATTTTACTTTTTAGTGGAATAGGTTTTATCAATGTTTCAGTAATTTTGATTAATGTTTTTTATTCAGTAATTTCAATTTGAATTTTCTATAAATCACTGAAATTACCTAAACCACTCCGAATTGCATTTATTGGTCCTGGAGCCACAGGCAAAACAACCATTTTGGACTTAATTAAAGCAGAATTAGAAAAAAATAACATTAAGTATAAATTGTATGATGAACATAGTTATTTAAATCCCGAATTAGAATTGACTTTTAATGACTATATGAAAGATATGAAAAAGAATGCTTATCATTTTCAAAAAATAATTTTTAAAGATCGTAAAAAAGCTCAATATGATGCACAAGTTTTAGCTATTAATGAGTTAAATAATGACGAAAAGATTTCACAGTTAATAATTTTTGATAGATATACAATTGATGATTTTCTTTATTCCGATTTACATATCAAATTAGCTAATTTCAATAAATGACAAACATTTAAATGAAAAATTATCAAAGTTTTAACTTGAATTCGATTAATGGGCCTGGAAAAATTGGATTACGTTTTTATTATTAACGCCAATTATCAATTAATTCAAAAATTTAGACAAAAAAGATCTGAAGAAAATGAATCAATACGTTCTGGAGAAGTAGCAATAGAAAATGAAATATTTTTCCAAGAAGTAAGCAAGGAATATGCAAAAGAGCAAAACACCTATAAAAAAGCTTTAAAGAAATTTAGTAAAAATTATTTAGAAATATGAAATGAAGAAAATAAACAAGAACAAAAAGCAAAAGACATAATACAAATTCTAGACAATATTTTAAAAACAAAGGAGAAAAAAACATGCAAATTAACAGAGACAAAGCTTTAG
- a CDS encoding HNH endonuclease, whose protein sequence is MQINRDKALALWEKHYGYRTEAKDFAGRIMYKSAYGNQDSDYGWNIHHIFPVAKGGTNIEHNLVCANIETNWEAGDKINFWANGRLFSVQKVEAINGRKAYEIFELEN, encoded by the coding sequence ATGCAAATTAACAGAGACAAAGCTTTAGCTTTATGAGAAAAACATTATGGTTATAGAACAGAAGCAAAGGATTTTGCTGGTAGAATAATGTACAAAAGCGCTTATGGAAATCAAGATTCAGATTATGGTTGAAATATTCACCATATATTTCCAGTTGCTAAAGGAGGGACTAACATTGAACATAATTTAGTTTGTGCAAACATAGAAACCAACTGAGAAGCAGGGGATAAAATTAATTTTTGAGCTAATGGTCGTTTATTTAGTGTGCAAAAAGTTGAAGCAATAAATGGTAGAAAAGCATACGAAATTTTTGAATTAGAAAACTAA
- a CDS encoding MGA_1079 family surface serine endopeptidase, with the protein MKKSKKITIISLASLLAIGTAAGVAGGLAGNSKKNTTDSDQKITDTLNNLNVSFDYLNKEKTFVENIVLEKIIKEVEQNNLNNVTVIDLTILKRNEEEGNVEIQYRLSAKNNDKKDILGQFKTVIINGFKKGTQEEYINGQKNKLLALQLNSSYENKENVFANDALLDNVNISLNNDSVNNEFPNLTINKVNLTSNKEEGKIEVIVNLKYTDSILNRDVSVEKSLIIEGFKTKQENNPQPSNQSEAKNKEIARLNQLAASEEVKNNRILPSLIESNNLSNYVTLKIEDTINNAEIVDLNIANKNDRNGTLTLSYRLKSVVESENVYSESKQINISGFTTELTRLNALEIASVNYENKENTLPSEINVNNLTFTFANSDAMTKVIEVSKSNISNEDGTLTVSFKYQSTRLNLTDVISQTKTINLDGFNSYRKMREKEISRLNSLVESNAFSQNFNVGNIVKNQTLPSEVNDDQIQIIQPDESHLAKIIITEIKNKNNQDGTLLLAYKLQSLKDQTIFNNIQSSLIAQTTINDFLTYEQAKSAELNRLNSTSWELNYPNKEETTASQAQENEFTLMNSTSNEILTKVRIVSADSVNGEVSLEYAIKSTNPRFASETIESSTKTTTIIGFKSDEEAKLLRYVNENYNPDLKTELASNPNIRLFATSINADNFKYYFNEPALENVNIQLTDFILDKDNPLKLKVNYQASRDGVVVNTFKNFDFTNSFIDLIDKIQYTKIEQLFDIDFYALYQYSLEQIKANEKLQNLIFKPKFNKVQRFFNYKLDFDTLTTQNSTETRQYIDFFNERNDYEYVVPHLSANVNFLLQDNVVKTLSLSQSNGRAYVDAQNYTYTEAYKTTNYYQQPLTTSLHQLIKEEAQKIKSEEGIPDQDVNKLINFFEQFRNNIAPPNRIKAKRRILSRIINKYIKFDNFESIEVVDYNNKLNPNIYEYFADKNVLRFRVQGTNKITNQSETFFFVWRAANWDPESEVNKLISIIKSNDMGKIFANSTVKNSNKTHNNILASQAWSEFENLYTLPSQGEYRIGLIPQSLKRPDDSYASDKDGWADLRFTLYKGNEVVNSNLTTNKLRVNFFKLATKDDYKPRNGEWFTAEDFFGNGYSQPSQAIKDKIAQINGTDFEYNYGQGNMKLVDPYKIIEQKAFDKLNYLFKFTGASSSSTSNNEGFGNFDNADAESGENVTPADPTKIYDGVSESAVNVNELARDYYIYYFNVQVDPRVKRLPDTDYRKRQRLAFSLGFINKNNPNERWLTRTDEANLIRLINLKNDYIDLIAPEAALNSITPQDIVKEETYGIGPKISQITASDFAEQIKQANQNNAPIVDYFTIRDNLTYDDTLFNKNNFKIAEVKLANDQEGTAYIRFKYQEKDRYTQQITKTIQGSTWYKINGFKTNPSEPRKDTSSRNVLYSNLNSYYGLTKVFLNDQTNGSVLRKRYIEMNYKDIQIEKAANNRAMTWLFKKDYFTSQLDREGIRDPKINFHFSANSIVINEQRYERILNLDQGLNFTIDYQELKAKGHIDIYDKTESVFSKNYGPIEIPYHATFTLTSEGIMFNFELRDEGSYQIVDKNINSVLFDKFRQQDEVNKHWNEFLPEKAMYFDKNGARVEIEYENDIANEVFNSKQTNTYNYTKMDYTPENQPIILYNETYEDEDLFKYDPNQMIKWKWHEGYKLSNTFMNLKYNHPKVKEVMARTFAMNRGSATMLGKVNDDPNDGRFYAITNNHVVGMRNVPDPTTSVEVQNTTFTRAGYNIGNNVDNGPGYWGGLYVEKTQIIPVWTGKNQLDNSGNSAQFLDITVFIVDINPIIQNATKAGKIETAQWYKNWFNLPNLKLNSITKDYQWSTLSKNGSYTTGEIFNGWPYGKQGGYIVNRSGKGSVNESFTRKDGYLTPIYFNAGNSGTGVLDADGNYVAAINSGRPLSALVSWYGLRPGVNYFGILEEGENVLDLANKNSLASNIMKFNAYDPTIAVPYWIRDLDN; encoded by the coding sequence ATGAAGAAAAGTAAAAAAATCACAATTATTTCTCTTGCTAGTTTACTTGCTATTGGAACAGCTGCAGGTGTTGCCGGTGGTTTAGCAGGTAATTCGAAAAAAAATACAACTGATTCTGATCAAAAAATAACAGATACTTTGAATAATTTGAATGTTTCATTCGATTATCTTAATAAAGAAAAAACATTTGTAGAAAACATTGTACTAGAAAAAATTATTAAGGAAGTTGAGCAAAACAACCTAAATAATGTTACTGTTATAGATTTAACAATTCTTAAAAGGAATGAAGAAGAAGGAAATGTTGAAATTCAATATAGATTAAGTGCCAAAAACAATGATAAAAAGGACATTTTGGGACAATTTAAAACGGTTATAATTAACGGTTTTAAAAAGGGTACTCAAGAAGAATATATTAATGGTCAAAAAAATAAATTGCTCGCTTTACAGTTAAATAGTTCATATGAAAATAAAGAAAATGTCTTTGCAAATGATGCACTTTTAGACAATGTAAATATTTCATTAAATAATGATTCTGTTAATAATGAATTTCCTAATTTAACTATAAACAAAGTGAATTTGACTTCTAATAAAGAAGAAGGAAAAATCGAAGTAATCGTTAACTTAAAATATACCGATTCTATTTTAAATCGGGATGTTTCTGTTGAAAAAAGTTTAATTATAGAAGGATTTAAAACTAAACAAGAAAACAATCCTCAACCTAGTAATCAAAGCGAAGCAAAAAATAAAGAAATTGCTAGATTAAATCAATTAGCAGCTAGTGAAGAAGTTAAAAATAATAGAATTCTGCCAAGCTTAATTGAAAGCAACAATCTAAGCAACTATGTAACTTTAAAAATAGAAGATACAATCAATAATGCCGAAATAGTAGATTTAAACATTGCTAACAAAAATGATAGAAATGGTACATTAACTCTTTCTTATAGACTTAAATCAGTTGTTGAAAGTGAAAATGTTTATAGCGAAAGCAAACAAATTAATATTTCAGGTTTTACAACTGAACTCACAAGATTAAATGCTTTAGAAATTGCTTCTGTTAATTATGAAAATAAAGAAAACACCTTGCCTTCTGAAATTAATGTAAATAATTTAACATTTACTTTTGCTAATTCAGATGCAATGACAAAAGTTATTGAAGTTTCAAAATCTAATATTAGTAATGAAGATGGGACATTAACAGTTTCTTTTAAATATCAATCAACTCGTTTAAATTTAACTGACGTTATAAGTCAAACAAAAACAATTAACTTAGATGGATTTAACTCATATAGAAAAATGAGAGAAAAAGAAATTTCTCGTTTAAATTCATTAGTTGAATCTAATGCTTTTTCACAAAACTTTAATGTAGGTAATATTGTTAAAAATCAAACTCTACCAAGTGAAGTTAATGATGATCAAATTCAAATTATTCAACCTGATGAAAGCCATTTAGCAAAAATTATCATTACAGAAATCAAGAATAAAAATAATCAAGATGGAACTCTTTTACTTGCTTATAAATTACAAAGTTTAAAAGATCAAACAATTTTTAATAATATTCAATCATCTTTAATCGCCCAAACAACCATTAATGACTTTTTAACCTATGAACAAGCCAAAAGCGCCGAATTAAATAGATTAAATTCAACTTCTTGAGAATTAAATTATCCTAATAAGGAAGAAACTACTGCTTCGCAAGCGCAAGAAAATGAATTTACTTTAATGAATTCAACAAGTAATGAAATTTTAACTAAGGTTCGTATTGTTTCTGCAGATTCAGTTAATGGTGAAGTTTCTCTAGAATATGCAATTAAAAGTACTAATCCAAGATTTGCTAGTGAAACTATTGAAAGTTCAACTAAAACTACAACTATTATAGGTTTTAAAAGTGATGAAGAGGCAAAATTATTAAGATATGTTAATGAAAATTACAATCCTGATTTAAAAACTGAATTAGCTTCTAATCCAAATATAAGACTTTTTGCTACAAGTATTAATGCAGATAATTTCAAATATTACTTTAATGAACCAGCACTTGAAAATGTAAATATACAACTTACAGATTTTATTTTAGATAAAGATAATCCTTTAAAATTGAAAGTTAATTATCAAGCTTCAAGAGATGGAGTTGTTGTTAATACATTTAAAAATTTTGACTTTACTAACAGTTTTATAGATCTTATTGACAAAATTCAATATACAAAAATTGAACAACTTTTTGATATTGATTTTTATGCATTATATCAATATTCACTAGAACAAATTAAAGCAAATGAAAAGTTACAAAATTTAATTTTTAAACCAAAATTTAATAAGGTTCAAAGATTCTTTAACTATAAATTAGATTTCGATACTTTAACAACACAAAATTCAACTGAAACTAGACAATATATCGACTTTTTCAATGAAAGAAATGACTACGAGTATGTTGTTCCTCATTTAAGCGCTAATGTTAATTTCTTATTACAAGATAATGTTGTAAAAACTTTATCTTTAAGTCAAAGCAATGGACGCGCATATGTTGACGCGCAAAATTACACTTATACAGAGGCTTATAAAACAACTAACTATTATCAGCAACCTTTAACTACTAGTCTTCATCAACTAATTAAAGAAGAAGCACAAAAAATCAAATCTGAAGAAGGTATTCCGGATCAAGATGTGAATAAATTAATTAATTTCTTTGAACAATTTAGAAACAATATTGCACCGCCTAATCGTATTAAAGCCAAAAGAAGAATATTAAGTAGAATCATTAATAAATACATTAAATTTGATAATTTTGAATCAATTGAAGTTGTTGATTACAATAATAAACTTAATCCTAATATTTACGAATATTTTGCTGATAAAAATGTTCTAAGATTTAGAGTTCAAGGAACAAATAAAATTACAAACCAAAGTGAAACTTTCTTCTTTGTTTGAAGAGCAGCTAACTGAGATCCAGAGAGTGAAGTTAATAAATTAATTTCAATAATTAAAAGTAATGATATGGGTAAAATTTTTGCTAATTCAACTGTAAAAAACTCAAATAAAACTCATAATAACATTCTTGCTTCACAAGCTTGAAGTGAGTTTGAAAATCTTTATACTCTTCCTTCACAAGGTGAATATAGAATTGGTTTAATCCCTCAAAGCTTAAAAAGGCCAGATGATAGTTATGCTAGCGATAAAGATGGTTGAGCAGATCTTAGATTTACTCTTTATAAAGGAAATGAAGTAGTTAATTCTAATTTAACTACCAATAAATTAAGAGTTAACTTCTTTAAACTAGCAACTAAGGATGATTACAAACCACGTAATGGTGAATGATTTACTGCGGAGGATTTCTTTGGCAATGGTTATAGTCAACCTTCACAAGCAATTAAAGATAAAATTGCTCAAATTAATGGAACTGACTTTGAATATAACTATGGTCAAGGTAATATGAAACTTGTTGATCCATATAAAATCATTGAACAAAAAGCTTTTGACAAATTAAATTATTTATTCAAATTCACTGGAGCATCAAGTAGTTCAACTTCAAATAATGAAGGTTTTGGTAACTTTGATAACGCTGATGCCGAAAGTGGAGAAAATGTTACTCCAGCAGATCCAACAAAAATTTACGATGGTGTTAGCGAATCCGCAGTAAATGTTAATGAACTTGCTCGTGATTACTACATTTATTACTTTAATGTACAAGTCGATCCAAGAGTTAAACGTCTTCCTGATACAGATTATCGTAAAAGACAACGTTTAGCTTTTTCTCTTGGTTTTATTAATAAAAATAATCCAAACGAAAGATGACTGACAAGAACAGATGAAGCAAATCTTATTAGATTAATTAATTTAAAAAATGATTATATTGATCTAATAGCTCCTGAAGCTGCACTTAATTCAATTACACCGCAGGATATTGTAAAAGAAGAAACATATGGAATTGGGCCTAAAATTTCGCAAATTACTGCGAGTGATTTTGCTGAACAAATTAAGCAAGCAAATCAAAACAACGCACCAATTGTTGATTACTTCACTATTAGAGATAATTTAACATATGACGATACTTTATTTAATAAAAACAACTTTAAAATAGCTGAAGTTAAATTAGCTAATGATCAAGAAGGTACTGCTTACATTAGATTCAAATATCAAGAAAAAGATCGCTACACTCAACAAATTACAAAAACAATTCAAGGAAGCACTTGATATAAAATTAATGGTTTTAAAACAAATCCAAGCGAACCAAGAAAAGATACAAGTAGTAGAAACGTACTTTACAGTAATTTAAATAGTTATTATGGCTTAACTAAAGTCTTTTTGAATGATCAAACTAATGGTAGCGTTTTAAGAAAACGTTATATTGAAATGAACTATAAAGATATTCAAATTGAAAAAGCAGCAAATAATCGTGCTATGACTTGATTGTTCAAAAAAGACTATTTCACAAGTCAATTAGACAGAGAAGGAATTAGAGATCCTAAAATAAACTTTCACTTTAGTGCCAATAGTATTGTGATTAATGAACAAAGATATGAACGGATTTTAAATCTTGATCAAGGACTTAATTTTACAATTGACTATCAAGAACTTAAAGCAAAAGGTCATATTGACATTTATGATAAAACTGAAAGTGTTTTTTCAAAAAACTATGGACCAATTGAAATACCATATCATGCTACATTTACTTTAACTAGTGAAGGTATTATGTTCAATTTTGAATTAAGAGACGAAGGCAGTTATCAAATTGTAGATAAAAACATTAATAGTGTTTTATTTGATAAGTTCCGGCAACAGGATGAAGTTAATAAACATTGAAATGAATTCTTGCCTGAAAAAGCTATGTATTTCGACAAAAATGGTGCAAGAGTTGAAATTGAATATGAAAACGATATTGCAAATGAAGTTTTCAATTCTAAACAAACCAATACTTATAACTACACCAAAATGGACTATACTCCAGAAAATCAACCAATTATTCTTTATAATGAAACTTATGAAGATGAAGATTTATTCAAATATGATCCAAATCAAATGATTAAGTGAAAATGACATGAAGGTTATAAATTAAGCAATACTTTTATGAATTTAAAATATAACCATCCAAAAGTCAAAGAAGTTATGGCAAGAACCTTTGCTATGAACCGTGGGTCAGCAACTATGTTAGGTAAAGTAAATGATGATCCAAATGATGGTAGATTTTATGCTATTACCAATAATCACGTAGTAGGAATGCGTAATGTACCAGATCCAACAACCAGTGTCGAAGTTCAAAATACTACTTTCACTAGAGCAGGATACAACATTGGCAATAATGTTGATAATGGACCAGGATACTGAGGTGGTTTATATGTTGAAAAGACACAAATTATCCCTGTTTGAACCGGTAAAAATCAACTTGATAATTCTGGCAATAGTGCACAATTTTTAGATATTACTGTTTTCATTGTTGACATAAATCCAATTATTCAAAATGCCACTAAAGCAGGTAAAATAGAAACTGCACAGTGATACAAAAATTGATTTAATTTACCTAATTTAAAACTTAATTCAATTACTAAAGATTATCAATGAAGCACTCTTAGTAAAAATGGTTCATATACAACTGGAGAAATATTCAATGGATGACCATATGGAAAACAAGGCGGTTATATTGTTAATCGGAGTGGTAAGGGTTCAGTCAATGAAAGTTTTACAAGAAAAGATGGTTATTTAACTCCAATTTACTTTAATGCTGGTAATTCAGGAACTGGTGTTTTAGATGCTGATGGCAATTATGTTGCAGCAATCAATTCTGGAAGACCACTTTCTGCCTTAGTTTCATGATATGGATTAAGGCCCGGAGTTAATTACTTTGGGATACTTGAAGAAGGCGAAAATGTTTTAGATTTAGCCAACAAAAATTCTCTTGCTTCAAATATTATGAAATTCAATGCGTATGATCCAACAATTGCTGTGCCTTATTGAATTAGAGACTTAGATAACTAA
- a CDS encoding S8 family serine peptidase → MNIKKLLKNELILSTIAIPFSFLSATFKNDYDTENNNNKKITEEIFDARLSRKNSENTKIIESNKIMIVLNVPLKIDNKLKNYENWNKSYIEKLNEILNIKYLGFDYIKSAPYIWIEYFNQDQKRKILELSKFKWIKNIVIQKTAINNPVTYQSEFYKSSEDILREMIEEEEEREREWNATPKEDTFKEQFEFVNLWKTINTEKEWNKYLKNKIGVIEPVGEKSIDNIGVPYFTSNWWNEDNIFDISITKEKLNSHDYNSHASLVAAIASSKAGIAKNSNLYYGFLKGKKYSEWQKWYKLIDSFVSNGIKVINHSYAVLYDKQNLYEDEKDKKSKSKDKEEFLQYPKYLDMIANKYNILNILGTGNDETRKIKYSKYANNSVIVGSLKIQNDKWKRSWFSQYNKYDEYSDFPAPTVVTPGENYLVKTMNDETVFYNKPMKGTSFATPIVTGMAYLFRNFKEFQNKIRDNQWISAFKASLVVASSLKKYDKNNSDFMLRNNLSNEVGAGLPNYEKIIEAGKSLKFYSGYDFSDQNDQIKSDIFTIKKGETIKIALAFDAYHSLKFRYSSPHHYLEDEYLDDYTIDDKHYLSNYDLWLERKNKNGEWEIVGQSVGEDTTIESIFYKNTEYDGEYRYTIETRRYGFDIENNPNENIAISVLKNYE, encoded by the coding sequence ATGAATATAAAAAAATTATTAAAAAACGAATTAATACTTTCAACTATTGCAATCCCTTTTTCATTTTTAAGTGCAACTTTTAAAAATGATTATGATACTGAAAACAATAATAATAAAAAAATAACTGAAGAAATTTTTGATGCTCGTTTATCAAGAAAAAATTCAGAAAATACAAAAATTATTGAATCAAATAAGATAATGATTGTTTTAAATGTTCCTTTGAAAATTGATAATAAACTCAAAAATTATGAAAATTGGAATAAATCATACATAGAGAAACTCAACGAAATATTGAATATTAAATATTTAGGATTCGATTACATAAAATCTGCGCCATACATATGAATTGAATATTTTAATCAAGATCAAAAAAGAAAGATTTTAGAACTTTCAAAATTCAAATGAATTAAAAATATTGTTATTCAAAAAACAGCTATTAACAATCCTGTAACTTATCAAAGTGAATTTTATAAAAGCAGCGAAGACATTCTCAGAGAAATGATTGAAGAGGAAGAAGAAAGAGAAAGAGAATGAAATGCAACACCAAAAGAGGATACTTTCAAAGAACAATTTGAATTTGTTAACTTATGAAAAACAATAAATACAGAAAAAGAATGAAATAAATATTTAAAAAATAAAATTGGCGTTATTGAACCAGTAGGCGAAAAATCAATAGATAATATTGGTGTTCCCTATTTTACTTCGAATTGGTGAAATGAAGATAATATATTTGACATTTCTATTACTAAAGAAAAATTAAATTCCCATGATTATAATTCACATGCTAGCTTAGTTGCTGCAATTGCATCTAGTAAAGCAGGAATTGCAAAAAATTCAAATTTATATTATGGATTTCTTAAAGGAAAGAAATATTCTGAATGACAAAAATGATATAAATTAATAGATAGTTTTGTTTCAAATGGAATTAAAGTGATTAATCATAGTTATGCAGTTCTTTATGATAAACAAAATTTATATGAAGATGAAAAAGACAAAAAATCTAAGTCCAAAGATAAAGAGGAATTTCTTCAATATCCTAAATATTTGGATATGATTGCAAATAAATACAATATTTTAAATATTTTAGGAACCGGAAATGATGAGACTAGAAAAATAAAATATAGTAAATATGCTAATAATTCAGTGATTGTTGGTTCATTAAAAATTCAAAATGACAAATGAAAAAGAAGTTGATTTAGTCAATATAATAAATATGATGAATATTCTGATTTTCCGGCGCCCACTGTTGTAACTCCTGGAGAAAATTATCTTGTAAAAACTATGAATGATGAAACAGTTTTTTACAATAAACCTATGAAAGGAACAAGTTTTGCTACTCCAATTGTAACTGGTATGGCATATTTATTTAGAAATTTTAAAGAATTTCAAAACAAAATTAGAGACAATCAATGAATTTCAGCATTTAAAGCTTCTTTAGTAGTTGCTTCAAGCTTAAAAAAATATGATAAAAACAACTCTGATTTTATGCTAAGAAATAATTTAAGTAATGAAGTTGGTGCGGGATTACCTAACTATGAAAAAATTATTGAGGCAGGAAAAAGTCTAAAATTTTATTCAGGATATGATTTTTCAGATCAAAATGATCAAATTAAAAGTGATATATTTACTATAAAAAAAGGTGAAACAATTAAAATTGCTTTAGCCTTTGATGCATATCATTCATTAAAATTTCGTTATTCTTCACCTCATCATTATTTAGAAGATGAATATCTAGATGATTATACAATTGATGATAAACATTATTTATCTAACTACGATTTATGATTAGAAAGAAAAAATAAAAATGGAGAGTGAGAAATAGTCGGTCAATCTGTTGGAGAAGATACAACTATTGAATCAATTTTTTATAAAAATACAGAATACGATGGAGAATACAGATATACAATAGAAACTCGTAGATATGGTTTTGATATTGAAAACAATCCAAATGAAAATATTGCAATATCTGTGTTAAAAAATTATGAGTAA
- a CDS encoding SPFH domain-containing protein, whose protein sequence is MFKKKSILSVIEWTNDNNEYNPNWLIYRYPETQFNSGSKLIVNPGQVAIVVYNGQVKEIIQPGTHELSTNYFPFLNTIQTILYGKKPAYPISIYFINTVLKLDILWGTQSPLEIRDPVYGIILRIRSRGQLGLKLEDYQFFYEKLVGSFATYNVIEYNFVSSQFKGWINQNIKTIIAQFLEENKISYDQINVNLHKIQEKIKEAMDPEVQSFGFKLVRFAIDSISIPDEDKEKINRILEKKSELSLLGEDYKKVKGYDVLSSMAQNTGTTGTIFATGNIMGSGSGNFVDSLVNDKNNQATNNTLKACLKCNWNNDSNSKFCSNCGNLMKKICTNCNIEVIGRFCSNCGKGME, encoded by the coding sequence ATGTTCAAAAAAAAGTCTATTCTTTCTGTTATTGAATGAACTAATGATAATAATGAATATAATCCTAATTGATTAATTTATCGCTACCCTGAAACACAATTTAATAGTGGTTCAAAATTGATTGTTAATCCTGGTCAAGTTGCTATTGTTGTTTATAATGGACAAGTTAAAGAAATAATTCAACCAGGAACACATGAATTATCAACTAATTATTTTCCATTTTTAAATACTATTCAAACAATTTTGTATGGTAAAAAACCTGCTTATCCTATATCTATTTATTTTATTAATACAGTTTTAAAATTAGATATACTGTGAGGAACACAATCACCGCTAGAAATTCGTGATCCGGTTTATGGAATTATTCTAAGAATTAGATCAAGAGGTCAATTGGGTCTTAAACTAGAAGATTATCAATTTTTTTATGAAAAATTAGTTGGTTCTTTTGCTACATACAATGTAATTGAATATAACTTTGTTTCAAGTCAATTTAAAGGATGAATCAACCAAAATATTAAAACAATCATTGCTCAATTTTTAGAAGAAAATAAAATTTCTTATGATCAGATTAATGTAAATTTACATAAAATTCAAGAAAAAATCAAAGAAGCTATGGACCCAGAAGTACAAAGCTTTGGATTTAAATTAGTTAGATTTGCAATCGATAGTATTAGTATCCCTGACGAAGATAAAGAGAAAATCAATAGAATTTTAGAGAAAAAATCAGAACTTTCTTTATTGGGAGAAGATTATAAAAAAGTTAAGGGTTATGATGTTTTAAGTTCAATGGCACAAAACACAGGCACAACTGGAACAATTTTTGCCACTGGAAATATTATGGGATCTGGCAGTGGTAACTTTGTTGATTCGCTTGTCAATGATAAAAATAACCAAGCAACAAATAATACTTTAAAGGCTTGTTTAAAGTGCAATTGGAATAATGATTCTAATTCAAAATTCTGTTCAAATTGCGGAAACTTAATGAAAAAAATCTGTACAAATTGTAACATTGAAGTCATTGGCAGATTCTGTTCAAACTGTGGTAAGGGAATGGAATAA
- a CDS encoding carboxymuconolactone decarboxylase family protein — MSTQKKTNFEILKELQPEVVKAFGEMSKTLYSTNHLPDITKEFIAVGLAAVQRCKPCLKAHLTKAIKLGATYEQALEAASTAIGFGGGPVYMTVMNDVIDILNELTNK; from the coding sequence ATGTCAACACAAAAGAAAACAAATTTTGAAATTTTAAAAGAATTACAACCTGAAGTAGTTAAAGCATTTGGCGAAATGTCAAAAACTTTATATTCAACAAATCATTTACCTGATATTACTAAAGAATTTATTGCCGTTGGTTTAGCTGCTGTGCAAAGATGTAAACCATGTTTAAAAGCTCACCTTACTAAAGCAATTAAACTAGGTGCTACTTATGAACAAGCTTTAGAAGCTGCATCAACCGCCATTGGTTTTGGTGGCGGACCAGTTTATATGACTGTAATGAATGATGTAATTGATATTCTTAATGAATTAACAAATAAATAA